One genomic window of Leptospira paudalimensis includes the following:
- the fcpA gene encoding flagellar coiling protein FcpA produces the protein MKIIKYLLILQLVSGFSVLFAQTQPANAQESQAAKDQVDELLKGELVPENDDAELTEDQKKRKKEIMEQESLWKNPDYKGYNKTFQELHQLSKTFANNQFRLALSNYQSGVNTIMKNRDWVEQYRKEEAEKKRLDEKWYWQKVDRKAREERVVYREKMKAKQDALNYFSKAINHLDEIKNPDLRERPEFKRLLSDVYRSWIMAEYDLQNLPQCIPILELYIEIDDNEKEYPAHKYLASAYSFEENMIKKTKGPDDMLFKYRYKKNVHLLRATELKYGKDSPEYKHIVNVINRDEVISVAQ, from the coding sequence ATGAAGATTATTAAGTATCTCCTTATTCTCCAACTGGTGTCCGGCTTTAGTGTGCTTTTCGCACAAACTCAGCCTGCGAACGCTCAAGAAAGCCAAGCGGCTAAAGACCAAGTCGACGAACTTCTCAAAGGCGAACTCGTTCCTGAGAATGACGATGCGGAACTCACCGAAGACCAAAAGAAAAGAAAGAAAGAAATTATGGAACAGGAATCTCTTTGGAAGAACCCTGACTATAAAGGTTACAACAAAACGTTCCAAGAATTACACCAACTTTCTAAAACTTTCGCAAACAACCAATTCCGTTTGGCTCTTTCAAACTACCAATCTGGTGTTAACACCATCATGAAAAATAGAGATTGGGTTGAACAGTACCGCAAAGAAGAAGCTGAAAAGAAACGCTTAGATGAAAAATGGTACTGGCAAAAAGTAGATCGTAAAGCAAGAGAAGAGCGTGTTGTTTATCGTGAAAAAATGAAAGCGAAACAAGATGCACTTAACTACTTCTCAAAAGCGATCAATCACCTTGACGAAATCAAAAACCCTGACTTAAGAGAAAGACCTGAGTTCAAAAGACTTCTTTCTGACGTTTACCGTTCATGGATTATGGCTGAGTATGACTTACAAAACCTTCCTCAGTGTATCCCAATTCTTGAACTTTACATCGAAATCGATGACAACGAGAAAGAATACCCTGCTCACAAGTATCTTGCAAGTGCATATAGCTTCGAAGAAAACATGATCAAAAAGACAAAAGGTCCAGATGATATGCTCTTCAAGTATCGTTACAAAAAGAACGTTCACTTATTACGTGCAACCGAGTTAAAATATGGAAAGGATTCTCCTGAATACAAACATATCGTTAACGTAATCAACCGAGATGAGGTTATTTCGGTAGCACAATAA
- a CDS encoding ABC transporter permease, which yields MKASLFRFYLKRELFSRFRYSILIVVSITLGVGSVIGIHSYKDNTANAIRKEAKSIMGADLALQSPQEITESAKDLLKNRLPAGAKTSASIQFLSMISNESGSENSLSFIKGIETGYPFYGEMKTEPENAYRNLKPNQVLLDPTLVENLKLKLGDRVRLGDSLLVLSGIVLKEPGAVGSFVGSAPGSIIRKDTAIQTGLVQRGSRIRYTIYLQFPETTDTLDWKDKEFESFIKEDLTIYHNTEVNSGSQQFIKNTFDYMALLALAGFFLGAISVYTAVRTRLLEKRNEIAILMCLGAKPNVILLLVFSEILILSLLGTVFGLLLGTFIQSLLPDISGIISVGTNFILGLSASSLLWSLVLGVILPLLISIPLVLETRSVKPLAALKEVESQTSGNLSSSYWQFGSFVLIYILFTSLAILETESIFKGTLFTLVLLTLPLLVYGLYILFGTFLQKISKLGWLSKEWSLVTKKVTRKSGALRLSIIGLGSALFILTLSLILQESLLELSGAREIERRPNMFLLDIRETQKEGLLQAISKFPVEKQYVAPVIGARLSKVNGEPIKKEDTIKNAMDRNWRATARTREYFLSYRDSLYDTEEVTKGSWWKESSQNEISVERDFSTYLQAGIGDELTFNVQGREVTGKITNLRSVNWADMKPNFVVLFSRGILEKAPRFYIVSLLIDNGTDRYQLQKVIVNQFPNITVIDTEKTIQAFMGILEKVTQMMALMTMFILAASFVLVFTTLYASQSERKREFALLRVIGANSRFMRKHFLREAFLVSVISFFLGLVYAVGSNEVLNRSVLELRSVYPYGQLCLVFMGICFVTVTLYSLGLFSFFRLPTKTVLKEIK from the coding sequence ATGAAGGCTTCCCTCTTTCGTTTTTACTTAAAACGTGAGCTTTTTTCACGGTTTCGGTATTCTATCCTCATTGTTGTCTCTATCACACTCGGTGTGGGTTCTGTGATTGGCATCCATTCCTATAAGGACAATACGGCCAATGCCATTAGGAAAGAGGCAAAATCCATTATGGGAGCCGATCTTGCTTTACAATCCCCCCAGGAAATCACTGAATCTGCTAAGGATTTATTGAAAAATCGACTACCGGCAGGTGCCAAAACCAGTGCTTCGATCCAATTTTTATCCATGATCTCCAATGAATCTGGCTCTGAAAATTCTCTGAGTTTTATCAAAGGGATAGAAACAGGTTATCCTTTTTATGGGGAAATGAAAACCGAACCTGAAAATGCGTATCGAAACTTAAAACCAAACCAAGTTCTCTTAGATCCTACACTAGTTGAAAACTTAAAACTGAAACTCGGTGATCGAGTTCGATTGGGTGATAGCCTTCTTGTCCTTTCTGGTATTGTTTTAAAAGAACCAGGTGCAGTTGGTTCCTTTGTGGGTTCGGCTCCTGGTTCTATCATTCGCAAAGACACTGCGATCCAAACAGGACTTGTGCAACGAGGCAGTCGCATTCGTTATACGATCTATCTACAATTCCCAGAAACTACCGATACTTTGGATTGGAAGGATAAAGAGTTTGAGTCCTTTATCAAAGAAGACTTAACCATTTATCACAATACAGAAGTCAATTCTGGGTCCCAACAGTTCATCAAAAACACATTTGATTATATGGCTCTTCTTGCTCTTGCCGGATTTTTTCTCGGAGCCATATCAGTGTATACAGCAGTTCGCACAAGGTTACTTGAAAAACGGAATGAAATTGCGATTCTTATGTGCCTTGGTGCCAAACCCAATGTCATCCTTTTGTTAGTATTTTCGGAAATTCTGATCCTTTCACTATTGGGAACAGTCTTTGGACTTTTACTTGGAACCTTCATCCAATCTTTATTACCTGATATCAGTGGGATCATTTCGGTAGGGACAAACTTCATCCTTGGACTTTCTGCATCGTCTCTTTTATGGAGTTTAGTGTTAGGTGTGATTTTGCCACTCCTCATTTCGATTCCACTCGTCTTAGAAACAAGGTCGGTAAAACCTTTAGCAGCACTGAAAGAAGTAGAATCACAAACAAGTGGGAATTTATCCTCTTCCTATTGGCAATTTGGAAGTTTTGTTTTGATATACATTCTCTTTACAAGTCTTGCGATCTTAGAAACAGAAAGTATCTTTAAGGGCACCCTCTTTACACTTGTTTTGTTAACTTTGCCTCTCCTTGTGTACGGATTGTACATACTCTTTGGAACTTTCCTTCAAAAAATTTCAAAATTAGGATGGTTATCAAAGGAGTGGAGCCTTGTGACAAAAAAAGTCACACGTAAATCAGGTGCCCTTCGCCTCTCCATCATTGGTCTTGGATCGGCACTCTTTATCTTAACACTCTCTCTCATCTTACAGGAAAGTTTACTTGAGTTAAGTGGAGCAAGAGAAATCGAACGAAGGCCTAACATGTTCCTTCTCGATATCCGTGAAACACAAAAAGAGGGACTACTCCAAGCCATCTCCAAGTTTCCTGTGGAAAAACAATATGTGGCTCCCGTGATTGGAGCTCGTTTGTCCAAAGTAAATGGAGAACCTATTAAAAAAGAAGACACCATCAAAAATGCAATGGACCGCAATTGGCGAGCCACTGCGAGAACACGGGAATACTTTTTGTCCTACCGCGATTCTTTGTATGATACAGAAGAAGTGACCAAGGGGAGTTGGTGGAAAGAATCAAGCCAAAATGAAATTTCCGTAGAACGAGATTTTTCTACCTATTTACAAGCGGGCATCGGGGATGAGCTTACCTTCAATGTACAAGGGAGAGAAGTAACTGGGAAAATCACAAACCTTCGTTCGGTGAACTGGGCGGATATGAAACCAAACTTTGTGGTGTTATTTTCCAGAGGGATTTTGGAAAAAGCTCCTAGGTTTTATATTGTATCGTTACTCATTGACAACGGAACGGATCGTTACCAATTACAAAAGGTCATTGTGAATCAGTTTCCCAATATCACTGTGATTGATACAGAAAAAACTATCCAAGCCTTTATGGGAATTTTGGAAAAGGTAACACAAATGATGGCGCTTATGACGATGTTTATCCTCGCTGCATCTTTTGTACTTGTCTTTACCACACTCTATGCAAGCCAATCCGAACGAAAACGGGAATTTGCACTCTTACGTGTGATTGGAGCAAACAGTCGTTTTATGAGAAAACATTTTTTACGAGAGGCATTCCTTGTTTCCGTGATTTCGTTTTTCCTAGGACTTGTGTATGCAGTGGGATCCAATGAAGTATTAAACCGATCTGTGTTGGAACTTCGCAGTGTGTATCCTTATGGACAACTTTGTTTGGTATTTATGGGAATTTGTTTTGTGACGGTGACTTTGTATAGCTTAGGGCTTTTTAGTTTCTTTCGATTGCCAACAAAGACGGTGCTTAAGGAAATTAAATAG
- a CDS encoding ABC transporter ATP-binding protein: MLEFKNVFKSFHNEEETIDVLKNISFRMETGEFVAIIGPSGSGKSTLLGVAAGLDKPDTGIVSLDGIDLTKQNESKLADIRVDQIGFIFQNFQLLPGLNAIENVGIPLYLKSSLSEKEILKKAETILESVSMSHRATHFPKQLSGGEEQRIAIARSFVNDPKIIFADEPTANLDYKNSKTILDLLLYRNKKQGTTLVVVTHDPDVAKLADRVLEMKDGEIISDSKNKKSSVSRKNSSKSNSSSLKRATKQKQTTKQTKKVSR, translated from the coding sequence GTGTTAGAATTTAAAAATGTGTTCAAATCATTTCACAACGAAGAAGAAACGATTGATGTGTTGAAAAATATTTCATTTCGTATGGAAACTGGTGAATTTGTAGCGATTATCGGCCCTTCTGGATCAGGTAAATCCACTCTTCTTGGTGTTGCAGCAGGCCTTGATAAACCTGATACAGGGATCGTTTCACTCGATGGAATTGATCTCACCAAACAAAATGAATCAAAACTTGCAGATATACGTGTCGATCAAATTGGATTTATCTTTCAAAACTTCCAATTATTGCCAGGACTCAATGCAATTGAAAATGTTGGGATCCCATTGTACTTAAAATCATCACTTTCAGAGAAAGAGATCTTAAAAAAAGCAGAGACCATTTTGGAATCTGTGTCTATGTCTCACCGTGCAACACATTTCCCAAAACAGCTGTCAGGTGGAGAAGAGCAAAGGATTGCCATTGCTCGAAGTTTTGTGAATGATCCGAAGATTATTTTTGCAGATGAACCAACTGCAAACCTAGATTATAAAAATAGCAAAACGATATTAGACCTATTATTGTATAGGAACAAAAAACAAGGAACAACTCTTGTTGTGGTCACACATGATCCGGATGTAGCAAAACTAGCAGACAGGGTGCTCGAGATGAAAGATGGAGAGATCATCTCGGATTCGAAGAACAAAAAATCGTCGGTCAGTCGAAAAAATTCTTCTAAGTCCAATTCCTCTTCTCTGAAAAGAGCCACCAAACAGAAACAAACGACAAAACAAACAAAGAAGGTGAGTCGATGA
- the leuS gene encoding leucine--tRNA ligase, with protein sequence MNYPFQDIEQKWQKYWDDHQTFRTNAHSSKSKYYCLDMFPYPSGAGLHVGHPEGYTATDIISRLKRMEGYEVLHPMGWDAFGLPAERYAMTTGIHPRTTTKNNINTFRRQIKSLGLSYDWEREISTTHPDYYRWTQWIFLQIYNSFFDRKQNKAVPIDSLIKTFETEGSQFFEGIELPKGIQFTGSEWKSKSRKEKEDILSHFRLVYEANIPVNWCEALGTVLANEEVEEWTSKGYTVERKPMRQYMMRITSYAERLLNDLSLCEWPPSTLEMQRNWIGKSEGLELNFHVPALNKDITVYTTRPDTIFGATYLVLAPEHPLVAELTTAEQKKAVETYQKDCSLKSDLERTELNKDKTGVFTGSYASLPTDSSVKVPIYISDYVLISYGTGAIMAVPAHDQRDYDFAVKFQLPIKQVIDGKMEPNLAFDSKDSVCINSSSAEVQLDGKSYKDAFQTMVVWAEKKSVGRKKIQFKLRDWLFARQRYWGEPIPLVHFEDGTPKALSDSELPLVLPDLEEFKPSGTGESPLALAKDWLVYKDPVTGEIGKRETNTMPQWAGSCYYYLRYIDPRNNDKLIDPTLEKMWMPVEVYVGGAEHAVLHLLYSRFWHKILFDLGHVSTPEPFKKLVHQGLILGEDKGKMSKSRGNVVNPDDVVSEYGADTLRLFEMFMGPFEMSKPWSKNGVDGVFRFLNRVWRLFHSGENESFFVEDIEPNEAELKTLHRTIKKVKDDIDGFSFNTAVSQMMIFINEFTSNPRKPKKVLEPFVLALSPFAPHLAEELWAKLGHKESLAYHPYPKWDEKYLVDANITIVVQVNGKMRGEFLAPREIEEKEALSLAKEVEKAKPFWVGKEIKKEIYVKGKLVNIVVAG encoded by the coding sequence ATGAATTATCCATTCCAAGATATTGAACAAAAATGGCAAAAATACTGGGACGACCACCAGACCTTTCGCACAAACGCACACTCTTCCAAATCTAAATACTATTGTTTAGACATGTTTCCTTACCCAAGTGGTGCAGGCCTTCACGTAGGCCACCCAGAAGGATACACAGCCACTGACATCATCTCAAGACTCAAACGTATGGAAGGATACGAGGTTTTGCACCCCATGGGTTGGGACGCATTTGGACTGCCTGCAGAACGATATGCGATGACAACGGGCATTCACCCACGTACCACGACAAAAAATAACATCAATACCTTCCGTCGCCAGATTAAAAGCCTTGGTCTTTCCTATGACTGGGAAAGGGAAATTTCCACCACTCACCCCGATTATTACCGTTGGACCCAATGGATTTTTTTACAGATCTACAATTCCTTTTTTGACAGGAAACAAAACAAAGCTGTACCCATCGATTCCCTTATCAAAACCTTTGAAACCGAAGGTTCTCAGTTTTTTGAGGGGATAGAACTTCCCAAAGGAATCCAATTTACAGGTTCTGAATGGAAATCCAAATCACGGAAAGAAAAAGAGGACATTTTGTCCCATTTCCGATTGGTGTATGAAGCCAATATCCCTGTGAATTGGTGTGAGGCATTGGGAACCGTTCTTGCCAATGAAGAAGTGGAAGAATGGACTTCCAAAGGGTATACAGTCGAAAGAAAACCTATGCGCCAATACATGATGCGCATCACTTCCTACGCCGAACGATTATTAAACGATCTTTCTCTCTGTGAATGGCCACCATCCACTCTCGAAATGCAAAGGAACTGGATTGGAAAGTCGGAAGGCTTGGAACTCAACTTTCACGTTCCTGCATTAAACAAAGACATCACGGTGTATACAACTCGCCCTGATACCATTTTTGGTGCGACTTATCTGGTTCTTGCGCCCGAACACCCACTGGTCGCAGAACTCACAACTGCAGAACAGAAAAAAGCGGTAGAAACCTACCAAAAAGATTGTTCCTTAAAAAGTGATTTAGAAAGAACCGAACTGAATAAAGACAAAACGGGTGTATTCACTGGTTCCTATGCTAGTTTACCAACAGACTCATCAGTCAAAGTTCCCATTTACATCTCTGATTATGTATTAATCTCTTACGGAACAGGTGCCATAATGGCGGTTCCAGCTCACGACCAAAGAGACTATGACTTTGCTGTGAAGTTTCAACTTCCCATCAAACAAGTGATTGATGGAAAAATGGAACCAAACCTTGCTTTTGATTCCAAAGATTCAGTTTGTATTAATTCTTCTTCCGCAGAAGTGCAGTTAGACGGAAAGTCTTACAAAGATGCGTTCCAAACCATGGTCGTTTGGGCAGAAAAAAAATCGGTAGGTCGTAAAAAAATCCAATTCAAACTGAGAGATTGGCTTTTTGCAAGACAAAGGTATTGGGGAGAACCCATCCCTCTTGTCCATTTTGAAGATGGAACACCAAAGGCATTATCGGATTCAGAATTACCATTAGTATTACCAGACCTTGAAGAGTTCAAACCTTCCGGAACAGGGGAATCTCCTCTTGCCCTTGCCAAAGATTGGCTTGTGTACAAAGACCCAGTCACAGGTGAAATCGGCAAACGAGAAACCAATACAATGCCACAGTGGGCAGGTTCCTGTTATTATTACCTTCGTTATATCGATCCAAGAAATAATGACAAACTCATTGATCCAACGCTTGAAAAGATGTGGATGCCAGTGGAAGTATATGTGGGTGGAGCAGAACATGCCGTACTACACTTGTTATACTCAAGATTTTGGCATAAAATTCTTTTTGATTTGGGTCACGTATCCACACCAGAACCATTTAAAAAATTAGTCCACCAAGGTCTGATCCTCGGAGAGGACAAAGGCAAAATGTCCAAATCACGAGGAAACGTAGTCAATCCAGACGATGTAGTTTCTGAATACGGTGCTGATACACTACGACTCTTTGAAATGTTTATGGGCCCATTTGAGATGTCCAAACCTTGGAGTAAAAATGGTGTCGATGGTGTTTTCCGATTTTTGAATCGTGTATGGCGACTCTTTCACTCAGGGGAAAATGAATCATTTTTTGTAGAAGATATCGAACCAAATGAAGCAGAACTCAAAACACTTCACCGCACGATTAAAAAAGTAAAAGACGACATCGATGGTTTTTCATTTAACACTGCTGTATCCCAAATGATGATCTTCATCAATGAGTTCACAAGTAATCCAAGAAAACCTAAAAAAGTATTAGAACCTTTTGTTTTGGCATTATCTCCTTTTGCACCCCACCTAGCGGAAGAACTATGGGCCAAACTAGGACACAAAGAATCACTTGCTTACCATCCGTATCCAAAATGGGACGAGAAGTATTTAGTAGATGCCAATATCACGATTGTTGTCCAAGTAAATGGCAAAATGCGTGGGGAATTTTTAGCACCTAGAGAAATTGAAGAAAAGGAAGCCTTATCCCTTGCAAAAGAAGTGGAAAAGGCAAAACCTTTCTGGGTCGGAAAAGAAATCAAAAAAGAAATTTATGTCAAAGGTAAACTCGTTAACATTGTAGTTGCTGGTTAA
- a CDS encoding LIC10486 family protein, with amino-acid sequence MSELSTKADQLKRQADLLGLTREAVFTDEQAKEVLQGKITDGYLVKVKIDLDSLNGMVLILVSSIRKHIMELYAVVGMSPTFRRIRTFADHVQISTDLGDIGKTGGYDPAISENIGRAVHRAFTKEKLEELLPLWQKKDPSHITELLENPILMATKGRNIKLQAEVDKISTAKFRYENPMKGVILPIPKPEDEAPAAQDASVPSVSTELPKGEGSALDRQIAQFRVAFPKELNMKTVISPINGVEFDNLMEGMEILFRVPTETPEGLTNAQILGLIDEEGKIKKEPVVGKFLGIASNKTEYHIFAEGPNQYLFHSIEEHPVKVAIPKPASIAGTGNKTGAGQTQKKKVGNAQQDTKSSGANLFMLMGAFITIVLIGVLIFVMVIL; translated from the coding sequence ATGTCAGAATTAAGTACAAAAGCAGACCAATTAAAAAGACAAGCAGACCTTCTCGGATTAACTAGAGAGGCTGTGTTTACTGATGAACAAGCCAAAGAAGTTCTACAAGGAAAAATCACCGATGGTTACTTGGTTAAAGTAAAAATTGATTTGGACAGTTTGAACGGAATGGTTCTCATTTTAGTTTCCTCCATACGTAAACACATTATGGAACTTTATGCAGTTGTGGGAATGTCTCCCACCTTTCGTCGGATTCGAACGTTTGCGGATCACGTACAAATTTCAACAGACTTAGGTGACATTGGTAAAACAGGTGGTTATGATCCTGCTATCTCTGAAAATATTGGTCGTGCTGTTCACCGAGCATTCACCAAAGAGAAGTTAGAGGAACTCCTTCCCCTTTGGCAAAAGAAGGATCCTTCTCATATCACAGAACTTTTAGAAAATCCAATTCTTATGGCAACCAAGGGAAGGAATATCAAACTACAAGCTGAAGTAGATAAAATTTCGACGGCAAAGTTTCGATATGAAAATCCAATGAAAGGGGTCATCCTTCCCATTCCAAAACCAGAAGACGAGGCACCAGCCGCACAAGATGCTTCTGTTCCTTCTGTTTCCACCGAACTTCCAAAAGGTGAAGGTTCTGCTTTGGATCGACAAATTGCACAATTTCGTGTCGCTTTTCCAAAAGAACTCAATATGAAAACGGTTATCTCTCCTATCAATGGAGTTGAGTTTGATAACTTAATGGAAGGTATGGAAATTTTATTTCGAGTTCCAACGGAAACACCAGAAGGACTCACAAATGCACAAATATTGGGTCTCATTGACGAAGAAGGTAAAATCAAAAAGGAACCTGTTGTAGGCAAATTCCTTGGGATTGCGAGTAACAAAACCGAATACCATATTTTTGCTGAAGGACCAAATCAGTATTTATTCCATTCGATCGAAGAACATCCAGTAAAGGTAGCTATTCCTAAACCTGCATCCATTGCTGGAACGGGAAACAAAACGGGAGCCGGCCAAACCCAAAAGAAAAAAGTAGGGAATGCACAACAAGATACAAAATCTTCAGGTGCCAACTTATTTATGTTAATGGGTGCATTCATCACAATCGTACTCATTGGAGTTTTGATTTTTGTGATGGTGATTTTGTAA